From Taeniopygia guttata chromosome 21, bTaeGut7.mat, whole genome shotgun sequence, one genomic window encodes:
- the DFFB gene encoding LOW QUALITY PROTEIN: DNA fragmentation factor subunit beta (The sequence of the model RefSeq protein was modified relative to this genomic sequence to represent the inferred CDS: inserted 2 bases in 1 codon), which produces MATRPRRAGAATARPRGACAGRPRHRHRQRLVHGHRATDTEPRTGTGTGLGSYTDPHTDTGSYTDTDPRTGSGSYTDPHTDTGSYTDTDPHTGTGSYTDTDPRTGTGTGSYTDTDPRTGTGNGSYTDPHTDSGSYTDTDPHTDSGTGPGSYTDPHTDTGSYTDTDPHTDSGSYTDPHTDTGTGSYTDPHTDTGPGSYTDPHTDTGSYTDTDPHTDSGSYTDPHTDPGSYTDSHTGAGPAMAEPLRPFRLRGCGGPQKFGVAAGSLRALLRKGCRLLQLPLAGSRLCLYEDGTELTESYFRALPPQTELVLLGPGESWRGCECGAGRGARGQRRPRGLSRCRLTCPRXASDIERLLAAFCSQQGAVVEAARRMLTDERAPRRQKLLADLIHNLSENILAEDKEDDKKWFEGLESRFKNKSSYLRHSCESRMRGYMREVSGFISNVHPAARDAYRGIIDLMADKLKSEKYNGCYFDRREEDEAARLCTAEGWFSCQGPFDRDDCPCKHSINPYSNRESRILFSTWNLDHVIEKKRAVVPELAEAVKTRDEREVNWEYFYQLLFTLDNLKLVHIACHKKTNHNLSCDKTRIYRKRKQTHEIS; this is translated from the exons ATGGCAacgcggccccgccgcgcagGCGCCGCCACCGCCCGGCCGCGGGGCGCCTgcgcggggcggccccggcaccggcaccgacaGCGGCTGGTACACGGACACCGAGCCACGGACACCGAGCCACGCACCGGCACTGGGACCGGCCTCGGCTCATACACCGACCCACACACCGACACCGGCTCCTACACGGACACCGACCCACGCACCGGCAGCGGCTCATACACCGACCCACACACCGACACCGGCTCATACACCGACACCGACCCACACACCGGCACCGGCTCGTACACGGACACCGACCCacgcaccggcaccgggaccggctCATACACGGACACCGACCCACGCACCGGCACCGGCAACGGCTCATACACCGACCCACACACCGACAGCGGCTCGTACACGGACACCGACCCACACACCGACTCCGGGACCGGCCCCGGCTCATACACCGACCCACACACCGACACCGGCTCCTACACGGACACCGACCCACACACCGACTCCGGCTCATACACCGACCCACACACCGACACCGGCACCGGCTCATACACCGACCCACACACCGACACCGGCCCCGGCTCATACACCGACCCACACACCGACACCGGCTCCTACACGGACACCGACCCACACACCGACTCCGGCTCATACACCGACCCACACACCGACCCCGGATCATACACCGACTCACACACCGGCGCCGGCCCGGCCATGGCGGAGCCGCTGCGGCCCTTCCGCCTGCGCGGCTGCGGCGGCCCGCAGAAGTTCGGGGTGGCGGCCGGGAGCCTGCGCGCCTTGCTGAGGAAGGGCTGCCGGCTGCTGCAG CTTCCCTTGGCAGGCAGCCGCCTGTGCCTCTACGAGGACGGCACGGAGCTGACCGAGAGCTACTTCCGAGCGCTGCCGCCGCAGAcggagctggtgctgctgggcccCGGGGAGAGCTGGCGGGGCTGTGagtgcggggccgggcggggggcgcgggggcagcggcggccccgggggctcAGCCGCTGCCgcctcacctgccccag tgCCAGCGACATCGAGCGGCTCCTGGCCGcgttctgcagccagcagggcgCTGTGGTGGAGGCTGCGCGGAGGATGCTGACGGATGAGCGGGCTCCCCGCAGGCAGAAGCTGCTGGCGGATCTCATCCACAACCTCAGCGAAAACATCCTGGCCGAGGACAAGGAAGACGACAAGAAATGGTTTGAAG GGCTGGAGTCTCGGTTCAAGAACAAATCCAGCTACCTGCGGCATAGCTGTGAGAGCAGAATGCGGGGCTACATGAGAGAG GTTAGTGGTTTTATTTCAAACGTTCATCCTGCAGCACGAGATGCCTACAGAGGGATAATCGACCTGATGGCAGATAAATTGAAATCTGAGAAGTACAACGGGTGCTACTTTGACAGAAGGGAGGAGGACGAGGCAGCACGCCTGTGCACCGCAGAGGGGTGGTTCTCCTGTCAG GGACCTTTTGACAGAGATGACTGCCCGTGTAAGCATTCCATCAACCCCTACAGCAACAGGGAAAGCAGGATCCTCTTCAGCACCTGGAATCTCGATCATGT AATTGAGAAGAAACGTGCTGTTGTCCCAGAACTGGCAGAAGCTGTCAAAACACGAGACGAGAGAGAAGTGAACTGGGAATACTTCTATCAGCTGCTGTTTACCCTGGATAATTTAAAACTCGTACATATTGCTTGCCATAAGAAAACCAATCATAACCTCAGCTGTGACAAAACCAGAATTtacagaaagaggaagcaaacCCATGAGATTTCCTAG
- the LRRC47 gene encoding leucine-rich repeat-containing protein 47, with translation MAAAGPWPELEAAARERRRELSLAGAAVAERVAAGGGRLPEALLALPLLQSLELSGCAALRELGPGVAAALPALHTLVLSRNALGPAGLGAGLGGPLPALRLLDLSGNGLEALPAALGGTGSGGAGDAAAAFPQLRSLNLSSNRLRELGPGLARAAPQLQELLLAGNRLRALPGGLLPHDGPPAPFPLLSRLDAADNEVAELGADIAALPALKSLDVANNQLRELPAALADCPRLKEANFRGNQLRDKRLEKMVNGCQTKAILEYLRAGGRAKGKAESAREDVRKKKREKQKKDSGDGEQDEVEEASKLLVKVLHVSENPAPLVVKVSPGVKDVRAFIVCCVLKGVNLKPGNALKRFLTVQTKLHEDICEKRTVATIATHDLQLVKAPLTYDVQPPDELKIMPLGRKEIKAKDLLRQLQLEAEEQRKQKKRQNVSGLHKYLQLLDGKDNYPCLVDAEGAVISFPPITNSEKTKIRKETRDLFLEVTSDTSLQICKDVMDTLILKIAELNRSALENKEGSGSDMEVDALCGPGNSNLPLVVEQVRVVDTDGNLKVLYPSKTDLATVSSLLTVIR, from the exons atggcggcggcggggccgtggcCGGAGCtggaggcggcggcgcgggagcggcggcgggagctGTCGCTGGCGGGCGCGGCGGTGGCCGAGCGGgtggcggcgggcggcgggcggctgCCGGAGGCGCTGCTGGCGCTGCCGCTGCTGCAGTCGCTGGAGCTGAGCGGCTGCGCGGCGCTGCGGGAGCTCGGCCCGGGCGtggcggccgcgctgcccgcgCTGCACACGCTGGTGCTGAGCCGCAACGCGCTGGGCCCGGCCGGgctgggagcggggctgggcggGCCCCTGCCCGCGCTCCGCCTGCTCGACCTGTCCGGGAACGGGCTGGAGGCGCTGCCCGCCGCGCTCGGCGGCACCGGGAGTGGCGGCGCGGGGGACGCGGCCGCGGCCTTCCCGCAGCTGCGCAGCCTCAACCTGAGCTCCAACCGGCTGCGGGAGCTGGGCCCGGGGCTCGCCCGCGCCGCGccgcagctgcaggagctgctgctggccggGAACCGGCTGCGGGCGCTGCCCGGCGGGCTCCTGCCCCACGACGGGCCGCCCGCGCCCTTCCCGCTGCTCAGCCGGCTGGACGCGGCCGACAACGAGGTGGCCGAGCTGGGCGCGGACATCGCGGCGCTGCCGGCGCTCAAG AGCCTGGACGTGGCCAACAACCAGCTGCGGGAGCTGCCCGCCGCGCTGGCCGACTGCCCCCGCCTGAAGGAGGCCAACTTCAGGGGCAACCAGCTGAGGGACAAGCGGCTGGAGAAGATGGTCAATGGGTGCCAGACGAAGGCCATTCTGGAGTACCTGCGGGCCGGGGGCCGTGCGAAGGGGAAGGCCGAGAGCGCCAGAGAGGACgtcaggaagaagaagagggagaagcagaagaaggacagtggggatggggagcaggATGAGGTGGAAGAGGCGAGCAAGCTGCTGGTGAAGGTTCTGCACGTCTCTGAGAACCCAGCGCCTTTGGTGGTCAAAGTGAGCCCGGGTGTCAAAGATGTGCGAGCCTTCATCGTGTGCTGTGTGCTGAAAGGAGTGAACTTAAAGCCAGGAAATGCTCTCAAGAGATTCCTGACCGTGCAG ACCAAGCTGCACGAGGACATCTGTGAGAAGCGCACAGTGGCCACCATTGCCACCCACGACTTGCAGCTGGTCAAAGCTCCTCTGACATACGATGTTCAGCCTCCTGATGAGCTCAAG ATCATGCCCTTGGGTCGGAAGGAGATCAAGGCAAAGGATCTTCTCcgccagctgcagctggaggctgaGGAGCAGCGGAAGCAGAAGAAGCGTCAGAACGTCTCTGGGCTGCACAA gtacctgcagctgctggatggCAAAGACAACTACCCGTGCCTGGTGGATGCTGAAGGTGCTGTGATTTCCTTCCCACCAATAACCAACAGCGAAAAAACAAAG ATTAGAAAAGAGACCCGGGACCTGTTTCTGGAAGTGACTAGTGACACCAGTTTACAGATCTGCAAAGATGTGATGGACACCCTTATCCTG AAAATTGCAGAGCTGAACAGATCTGCCTTGGAGAACAAGGAAGGCTCTGGTTCAGATATGGAAGTGGATGCTCTCTGTGGACCAGGGAATTCGAACCTGCCCTTGGTGGTGGAGCAGGTGCGAGTGGTGGACACGGATGGGAACTTGAAAGTACTTTATCCTTCAAAAACGGACCTGGCCACAGTTTCCTCTCTGCTGACTGTGATCCGTTAG
- the CEP104 gene encoding centrosomal protein of 104 kDa: protein MPHKIGFTVVSSSGHEDGFSARELMVHAPTVNGWRSPRLCQYPQEITLQLVERCRVRKLQLLAHQYMIASKIEFYISESLPEYFAPYQSERFQRLGYVPLSDNEKTDFRARELKSVYMDAVGQYLKLIFHRNYVNKYNLYGQVSLVAVNIIGDPADYDIDSMSSPSREKLIDHYLGIKLDDPALDGTYLGKCDSISPLDDLAFDMYQDPEVAQIIRRLDEKKREAVRLECYDHAKKLKQAIADLQKVGERLGRYEVEKRYAVEKEDYDLAKKKKEQMDEYRLKVYQQLELHDLLDAQLLIRKPPELALESVSGTESPQSSRPEPADPPQGEPPRAEPVLEEQLVDPTSSESVVPYQSPLSPRIQPTTSKEAFPRENVEILPYDERPLPAVCKQVDEAVAHVESEVTEEDVGDTPRTGNTGEPEQLTEKALKEASPVVEVFGETLVSGAYSRMWSHREDALLTVYKKLMEVSVDAPKEDLRNMLRAAVFLVRKAIKDTVSSVFQASLKLLKMIIIQYIPKHKLGKQETSHCLETTLPHLLSRTGDSSSRLRLLASTFIQEMALCPEVKPLQIIPVHLVKTLKPNATTHLVMSHVELVESLLGAMGTENSGFTVNNVMKFAMGALEHRAHEVREVVLRIIFDMYREHRAAVLEFLPLDDAGARRTMRYKTLVEGFAKIDGKSETEVRARKKAATEAEKQTKEKKKVLKGHQAALKLQLKAEVEAEEEKESDFEKTQNQGYKVYEAAAVKIQKELSSTANYLDNLCIFCGEKNEAFTEEGLDLHYWKHCPVLTRCEHCKQMLEICSLTEHLLCDCDKRDSFGRCPRCREAVPKDELPRHMKSRLCNPAKPENVANHCPLCHENFPPGEEAWRFHLMNGDGCKMNQRRMFPLNKTILLQSAKVTGHYLRRPGPSGIRFQPPSMGSKIRTRGSPNKSTGQTYSKR, encoded by the exons ATGCCACACAAGATTGGTTTCACGGTGGTCAGTTCGTCAGGACACGAGGATGGGTTCAGTGCCCGGGAGCTGATGGTTCATGCACCGACAGTGAACGGGTGGCGCTCGCCCAG GCTGTGTCAGTACCCCCAGGAAATCACCCTGCAGCTGGTGGAGAGGTGTCGGGTCCggaagctgcagctgcttgctcacCAGTACATGATTGCAAGCAAAATTGAGTTCTACATCAGTGAAAGCCTGCCTGAATATTTTGCTCCGTATCAGTCAGAGAGGTTTCAGAGACTTGG ttATGTCCCTCTCTCAGACAATGAGAAGACTGATTTCAGAGCTCGAGAGTTGAAATCTGTATACATGGATGCAGTTGGCCAGTACCTGAAGCTGATTTTCCATAGAAATTATGTCAACAAATACAACTTGTACGGGCAG GTTTCCCTGGTAGCTGTGAACATCATTGGGGATCCAGCAGACTATGACATTGACAGCATGAGCAGT CCTTCCAGAGAGAAGCTGATAGACCACTACTTGGGAATTAAATTGGATGACCCTGCCTTAGATGGAACTTACCTTGG GAAATGTGACTCCATTTCACCTCTGGATGATTTGGCCTTTGACATGTACCAGGACCCAGAAGTGGCTCAGATAATCCGGAGGCTGGATGAGAAGAAGAGGGAAGCTGTGCGTCTCGAGTGCTACGACCACGCCAAGAAGCTCAAACAGGCCATTGCAGACTTGCAGAAG GTGGGCGAGCGACTCGGCCGGTACGAGGTGGAGAAGCGTTACGCGGTAGAGAAGGAGGATTATGACCTTGCCAAGAAAAAGAAGGAGCAGATGGATGAGTACAGGCTGAAGGTGtaccagcagctggagctgcacgATCTCCTGGATGCACAGCTGCTG ATCCGAAAACCACCCGAGTTGGCTTTGGAATCTGTGAGTGGCACTGAGAGCCCCCAGAGCTCTCGTCCTGAGCCTGCAGACCCACCCCAAGGAGAGCCCCCGAGGGCAGAGCCTGTGCTGGAAGAGCAGTTGGTGGATCCCACTTCTTCCGAGTCTGTTGTTCCCTACCAGTCCCCTCTTTCTCCTCGGATTCAGCCCACAACCTCCAAGGAAgcatttcccagggaaaat GTTGAAATTTTACCTTATGATGAGAGACCTCTCCCAGCCGTCTGCAAGCAGGTGGATGAAGCTGTTGCCCACGTTGAGTCAGAGGTGACTGAAGAGGATGTGGGTGATACTCCAAGGACTGGCAATACTGGGGAGCCTGAACAACTCACGGAGAAGGCACTGAAGGAAGCCAGCCCTGTTGTGGAAGTTTTTGGAGAGACTTTG GTGTCAGGAGCGTATTCCAGAATGTGGTCACATCGAGAAGACGCTTTACTGACTGTGTACAAGAAGCTGATGGAAGTGTCAGTGGACGCTCCAAAGGAGGATTTAAGGAATATGCTGAGGGCTGCTGTTTTCCTTGTGAGGAAGGCCATCAAAGACACTGTATCTTCA GTTTTTCAGGCTTCCCTGAAACTTCTAAAAATGATCATTATCCAATATATACCAAAACACAAACTAGGAAAGCAAGAAACTTCTCATTGTCTGGAAACAACCCTACCACATCTGCTTTCCAGAACAGGAGACTCTTCATCCCGTCTTCGTCTTCTGGCTTCAACCTTCATCCAG GAAATGGCACTGTGCCCTGAAGTAAAACCTCTCCAGATTATTCCAGTGCACCTGGTTAAAACATTAAAACCAAATGCTACAACACACCTGGTGATGAGTCACGTGGAGCTGGTGGAATCTCTCTTGGGAGCCATGGGGACTGAAAACTCCGGGTTTACCGTCAACAACGTCATGAAG TTTGCCATGGGAGCTCTGGAGCACAGGGCTCACGAGGTGCGGGAGGTGGTGCTGCGGATCATCTTTGACATGTAcagggagcacagggcagccGTACTGGAATTCCTCCCTCTGGACGACGCCGGCGCCCGCAGGACCATGCGCTACAAAACTCTCGTTGAGGGCTTTGCCAAAATCGATGGCAAATCTGAAACTGAAGTGAGG GCACggaaaaaagcagcaacagaagcagagaaacagacaaaggaaaaaaagaaagttctaAAAGGCCACCAAGCAGCTCTGAAATTACAGTTAAAAGCAGAGGTTGAAGCTGAAGAG GAGAAAGAATCTGATTTTGAGAAGACACAGAATCAAG GTTACAAGGTAtatgaagctgcagcagtgaagATTCAGAAGGAACTTTCCTCTACTGCAAATTACCTGGATAA CCTGTGTATTTTTTGTGGTGAAAAGAACGAGGCCTTCACTGAGGAAGGGCTGGATCTGCATTACTGGAAGCACTGCCCCGTGTTAACCAGATGTGAGCACTGCAAACAG ATGCTGGAGATCTGCAGCCTGACAGAGCACCTGCTGTGTGACTGTGACAAAAGGGACAGCTTTGGGAGGTGCCCACGCTGCAGGGAGGCCGTGCCCAAGGACGAGCTGCCCAGACACATGAAGAGCAGGCTTTGCAATC CTGCCAAACCAGAAAATGTGGCAAACCACTGCCCTTTGTGCCATGAGAACTTTCCTCCTGGAGAAGAG GCCTGGAGATTTCACCTGATGAATGGAGATGGCTGCAAAATGAACCAGCGGAGGATGTTCCCCCTGAACAAAACCATTCTGCTGCAGTCTG ccAAAGTAACTGGCCACTATTTAAGGAGACCAGGTCCTTCAGGAATAAGGTTTCAACCTCCTTCAATGGGAAGCAAGATCAGAACTCGAGGGAGCCCAAATAAAAGCACTGGCCAAACATACTCAAAGCGATGA
- the CCDC27 gene encoding coiled-coil domain-containing protein 27 yields the protein MEAAGLQGPALTETMEQLRQELRKAKDDHKMAIGAITSLQRQMEIQESEIRRIRSEKELLQKQLREREVQLQAVSDKFCSLTEEQRQEEAVMMMEEKNHNLQQVVTEQESQLAEQNKLISELQGTISRLQAEAVTARLHLLEQKQAQKEIQGQVEALQHTELQTRVALEIISSKFERFRNKIIQATFCVEGIQDPQAELTDDEVLEAMQKIINERTEYQQKLKNKGSKTSLFSSDSSTATISRRRKSSRMEKL from the exons ATGGAAGCCGCCGGTTTGCAGGGACCAGCGCTCACCGAAACCATGGAACAGCTCCGGCAGGAGCTGCGGAAAGCCAAGGATGACCACAAGATGGCCATAG GTGCCATCACTTCCTTGCAAAGACAGATGGAGATCCAAGAATCTGAGATTCGGAGAATCAGATCTGAAAAGGAATTGCTCCAGAAGCAGCTGAGAGAGCGAGAAGTCCAGCTCCAAGCTGTGTCTGACAAG TTTTGCAGCCTGACAGAAGAACAGAGGCAGGAAGAAGCGGTGATGATGATGGAGGAGAAGAACCACAACCTTCAACAG GTTGTCACAGAACAGGAATCCCAGCTGGCTGAGCAGAACAAGCTCATCAGTGAGTTACAGGGGACAATCAGCCGGCTGCAGGCTGAGGCTGTGACCGCCCGCCTCCACCTCCTGGAGCAGAAACAGGCCCAGAAGGAGATCCAGGGCCAGGTTGAGGcactgcagcacacagagctgcaaaCCAGAGTGGCACTGGAGATCATCAGCAGCAAG TTTGAAAGGTTTCGAAACAAAATAATCCAGGCTACGTTCTGCGTGGAGGGCATCCAGGACCCCCAGGCCGAGCTCACGGACGATGAGGTGCTGGAGGCAATGCAG AAAATCATTAATGAGCGGACGGAGTACCAGCAGAAGCTGAAGAACAAGGGCAGCAAAACGTCCCTGTTCAGCAGCgacagcagcacagcaacaATATCAAGGAGAAGGAAATCCTCCAGGATGGAAAAGCTCTGA
- the C21H1orf174 gene encoding UPF0688 protein C1orf174 homolog, with product MAAGGAERGRSRSDTAGPARPARPRPRPPHRHRHRRSAEAAPAADPAQPAGETADTASPCSSHEATEGRPAKRMKYEESDLKSELEVFTCESGNLAALGETPKSSDGDGGSEDPRDSSIIQQEKDESIPETDEGKQEKEHGVSLGPHAMNSSGAPLKLGGYLHHYHVFSEEESSCGSFDGATSEDTDRPRRLMLLEHSSGLSDEDSNQPMPVHRFFGDVELHLPAVVLPSVTRSRREARKLHFIAKEDDEDEEEDDV from the exons atggcggcgggcggcgcggagcggggccggagccgcTCGGACACCGCCGGCCCCGCTCGCCCGGCCCGGCCACGGCCACGGCCAccgcaccggcaccggcaccggcgcTCCGCGGAGGCCGCCCCGGCAGCCGACCCCGCACAGCCCGCGGGGGAAACAGCCGACACGGCGAGCCCG tgTTCATCACATGAAGCTACTGAAGGACGACCTGCAAAGAGGATGAAATATGAAGAAAGCGATCTAAAATCAGAACTAGAGGTATTCACGTGTGAAAGTGGAAACCTTGCTGCACTGGGGGAAACACCTAAATCGTCTGATGGGGATGGAGGTTCAGAAGATCCAAGAGACAGCAGTATAATCCAACAGGAAAAAGATGAAAGCATTCCAGAGACTGATGAAGggaagcaggagaaggagcatGGTGTTTCTCTGGGGCCACACGCCATGAATTCCAGCGGTGCTCCATTAAAACTAGGTGGATATCTGCACCACTATCACGTGTTCAGTGAAgaggagagcagctgtgggagcttTGACGGGGCCACCTCGGAGGACACGGATCGCCCGCGGAGGCTGatgctcctggagcacagcagcgGCCTCTCGGATGAGGACAGCAACCAGCCCATGCCAGTGCACCGCTTCTTCGGAGACGTTGAACTG CATCTCCCGGCAGTTGTGCTCCCGAGCGTGACGAGGAGCAGGCGAGAAGCCAGGAAGCTCCATTTCATTGCAAaagaagatgatgaagatgaggaggaggatgatgtCTAA